One Vibrio sp. 16 genomic window carries:
- the queE gene encoding 7-carboxy-7-deazaguanine synthase QueE, with translation MFETIQGEGVFTGVPSVFVRLQECPVGCAWCDTKQTWDATPQDETSFSEIMKKTQDSPTWCQSSAQGIVDEYRNQEYTAKHIVITGGEPCIYDLTPLTEAFEAIGCQCQIETSGTSEVRATDNTWVTVSPKVAMKGKLPVLDSALVRANEIKHPVATQKDIDQLDELLERAKVPETTVVALQPISQKPRATQLCIDVCVKRNWRLSIQTHKYLSIA, from the coding sequence ATGTTTGAAACCATTCAGGGGGAAGGGGTCTTTACAGGTGTCCCTTCTGTATTTGTTCGTCTTCAGGAATGCCCTGTTGGATGTGCTTGGTGTGATACCAAGCAAACGTGGGATGCAACACCACAAGATGAAACAAGTTTCTCTGAAATTATGAAAAAAACACAAGACTCGCCAACTTGGTGCCAATCGTCAGCGCAAGGCATCGTAGACGAGTACCGTAATCAAGAGTATACCGCTAAGCATATCGTGATTACGGGCGGAGAGCCTTGTATCTATGACTTAACACCGCTTACGGAAGCCTTCGAAGCGATTGGCTGCCAATGCCAAATTGAAACCAGTGGTACTTCTGAAGTTCGAGCAACAGACAATACTTGGGTGACAGTGTCACCAAAGGTGGCGATGAAAGGAAAGCTGCCAGTTCTCGATTCCGCACTTGTTCGCGCCAATGAGATAAAGCATCCCGTCGCAACGCAAAAAGACATCGATCAACTTGATGAGCTGCTTGAGCGCGCTAAGGTCCCAGAGACCACTGTGGTTGCATTGCAGCCGATCAGCCAGAAGCCAAGAGCCACTCAGCTCTGTATTGATGTATGTGTAAAGCGTAATTGGCGCTTATCCATTCAAACTCATAAATATCTCAGCATCGCGTAA
- a CDS encoding propionyl-CoA synthetase codes for MSAYQQQYQWAQNEPEQFWQAQAQHIDWFEKPSTILNTDENGIERWFPDGLLNTCWLALDYHCEQGRGDNTALIYDSPVTGQKIRYSYHEMRDQVAKIAGMLAAQGVEKGDRVVIYMPMIPEAAMAMLACARLGAIHSVVFGGFAPNELAVRIEDAEPKVIMTASCGIEVNKVIPYKPMVDKAIMDSRWKPEHVFVLQRPQLQAELGSERDIDWQQAYQNALPHACVPVLSTDPLYILYTSGTTGKPKGVVRDNGGHAVAMKYSMSAIYNMPQNGVFWAASDVGWVVGHSYIVYAPLIHGCTTILFEGKPVRTPDPGAFWRVCEEYNVDVLFSAPTAFRAIKKEDPEGKFLEQYDLAALKTIFMAGERLDPPTLEWVESKSHKPVVDHWWQTETGWAIAGNPTGIESMPVKAGSATKPIPGYQVEILNELGEACAPNQQGFVALKRPLPPSCLPTVWRNHDRFESGYLSQFPGYYVSGDGGYLDDDGYLFIMGRIDDVINVAGHRLSTGEMEEIVGGHPAIAECAVVGVHDELKGQLPLGFVVLKDGVKVDDLQLEGELVGKVRDEIGAVACFKHALVVERLPKTRSGKILRRTIRQIADGEQYTVPSTIDDPTSLDEISKALHSES; via the coding sequence ATGTCTGCATATCAACAACAATATCAATGGGCGCAAAACGAGCCGGAACAGTTTTGGCAAGCTCAAGCTCAACACATCGACTGGTTTGAGAAGCCGAGCACCATCTTAAACACCGATGAAAATGGTATCGAGCGCTGGTTCCCAGATGGCTTGCTCAATACCTGCTGGTTGGCTCTGGACTACCATTGTGAGCAAGGACGGGGCGACAATACCGCGTTAATCTATGATTCACCGGTTACTGGTCAGAAGATTCGATACAGCTACCATGAAATGCGCGATCAAGTGGCGAAAATAGCCGGCATGTTGGCAGCGCAAGGTGTCGAAAAAGGCGATCGCGTGGTTATCTATATGCCAATGATTCCTGAAGCGGCGATGGCGATGTTGGCTTGCGCGCGATTGGGCGCGATTCACTCTGTTGTCTTTGGCGGGTTTGCCCCTAATGAGCTGGCGGTACGTATCGAAGACGCAGAGCCTAAAGTCATCATGACGGCCTCTTGCGGTATCGAAGTCAATAAAGTGATCCCCTATAAGCCAATGGTGGATAAAGCGATTATGGACAGCCGCTGGAAACCAGAACATGTGTTTGTCCTTCAGCGTCCTCAACTGCAAGCTGAGCTAGGAAGTGAGCGCGACATTGACTGGCAGCAAGCCTATCAAAATGCGCTGCCTCATGCCTGTGTACCAGTGCTTTCGACAGACCCTCTTTACATTCTCTATACCTCTGGCACCACGGGTAAACCGAAAGGTGTTGTTCGAGACAATGGCGGCCATGCGGTTGCAATGAAATATTCGATGAGTGCTATCTACAACATGCCGCAAAATGGCGTGTTCTGGGCAGCATCGGATGTCGGTTGGGTTGTTGGTCACTCATATATTGTTTATGCGCCGTTGATTCATGGCTGCACTACCATTTTATTTGAGGGCAAACCGGTAAGAACGCCTGATCCAGGCGCGTTCTGGCGAGTGTGTGAAGAATACAACGTGGACGTGCTCTTTTCTGCGCCGACGGCTTTTCGTGCGATTAAGAAAGAAGATCCAGAGGGTAAGTTCCTTGAGCAGTATGATCTAGCGGCACTTAAAACCATCTTTATGGCAGGCGAACGACTCGATCCACCAACCTTAGAGTGGGTAGAGTCCAAGTCGCACAAGCCGGTTGTTGATCACTGGTGGCAAACCGAGACAGGTTGGGCTATCGCAGGAAATCCAACAGGGATTGAATCTATGCCTGTCAAAGCAGGTTCGGCAACCAAACCCATTCCTGGATACCAAGTGGAAATTCTCAATGAGTTAGGTGAAGCTTGCGCGCCGAACCAACAAGGCTTTGTGGCTCTTAAACGCCCATTACCACCAAGTTGCTTGCCGACAGTGTGGCGTAACCACGACCGATTTGAATCAGGTTATCTAAGCCAGTTCCCGGGTTATTACGTGTCAGGTGACGGTGGTTATCTTGATGATGATGGTTATCTGTTCATTATGGGGCGGATTGATGATGTGATTAATGTCGCTGGCCATCGTCTGTCAACCGGAGAGATGGAAGAGATTGTTGGTGGCCACCCTGCGATTGCTGAGTGTGCGGTTGTTGGCGTTCACGATGAGCTAAAAGGGCAGCTTCCACTTGGGTTTGTGGTCTTGAAAGATGGCGTGAAAGTGGACGATCTTCAGCTTGAGGGAGAGCTTGTTGGAAAAGTGCGTGACGAGATCGGCGCGGTAGCCTGTTTCAAACATGCACTTGTAGTCGAACGGTTACCCAAAACACGCTCGGGTAAAATTCTGCGTCGTACCATTCGCCAAATTGCAGATGGAGAGCAATACACGGTTCCTTCAACAATCGATGATCCAACCAGCTTGGATGAAATATCTAAAGCGCTGCACAGTGAATCATAG
- the queC gene encoding 7-cyano-7-deazaguanine synthase QueC — translation MKKAVVVFSGGQDSTTCLVKALKEFDEVHAITFDYGQRHKLEIEVAEQLAIKLGVKAHKVMDVGLLNELAISSLTRDDIPVSHELQGNGLPNSFVPGRNILFLTLAGIYAYQIGADAVITGVCETDFSGYPDCRDEFVRSMNNSLVLGMDRAFNIETPLMWLNKAETWALADQYDALQLVRESTLTCYNGIVGDGCGDCPSCDLRKAGLNDYLSNKDAIMSELVRKQSSQDKSAH, via the coding sequence ATGAAAAAAGCAGTCGTCGTGTTTAGTGGTGGTCAGGACTCAACCACGTGTTTAGTCAAAGCGCTAAAAGAGTTTGATGAAGTTCATGCCATTACCTTTGATTATGGCCAACGTCATAAATTAGAAATTGAAGTGGCAGAGCAACTGGCAATCAAACTGGGTGTGAAGGCGCACAAAGTAATGGATGTGGGTCTGCTCAATGAACTTGCGATCAGTTCTTTGACTCGCGATGACATCCCAGTTTCACACGAGTTGCAAGGTAATGGATTGCCGAACTCATTTGTTCCAGGACGCAACATCCTGTTTCTTACTTTAGCGGGTATCTATGCTTATCAAATTGGTGCAGATGCCGTGATTACAGGTGTTTGTGAAACGGACTTTTCTGGCTACCCAGATTGCCGAGATGAGTTTGTCCGTTCGATGAACAATTCTCTGGTTCTCGGCATGGATAGAGCGTTTAATATTGAAACGCCGCTCATGTGGTTGAATAAAGCAGAAACATGGGCGCTGGCGGATCAGTATGACGCGTTGCAGCTCGTTCGTGAAAGCACTCTAACTTGCTACAACGGCATTGTGGGAGATGGTTGTGGAGATTGCCCTTCGTGTGATTTACGTAAAGCAGGTCTCAATGATTACCTATCCAACAAAGACGCGATTATGTCTGAACTGGTGCGTAAGCAGAGCTCTCAAGATAAATCGGCTCATTAA
- a CDS encoding diguanylate cyclase, translated as MMTRLFSRLTLVTLLLSPMTLAQDDLASWEQAYNQVLASDEQRALAMLQDRYNALSPSIEKLYVSSKIHGFMILRGQPYHGNQIPHQEEYSRLEQTFISALNSEEHLKFGAAKQGYLTLLRHAMETNNLNGKILFEYHLCRSLNRQGQFHKAALYCSSLNTHLDDSRHSTLPKYLALRVIANNQEYLGNYQSALKAYQEYLAIIPSHVDPSGVYNDASLLLKNLGNLPLAKEYANIALKLRSESKSELLLAQTHHSMGDILLSAQDYESAIHHFEQSRRTLVKYNHVYGLTYALLGLGKANIALQSYDVGNAFLLEALENASIQGNDQIRGDIYLTLSEAYQKQSMHIRAEDFANNALSLADAIGSAPLKGDALKSLSDIAEAQEQYQKALQYHQAYVTAEISKRDKQHQSAYLALGTAQREYIQQLQQSDLMEKNEQLADELSEYKSLFHIFASGCAALIGLLIFSSYSRKRALNVAELDAVTGAKNRASTIRDIKLLPKISDSRLKHLVILLDLDDFKQINDLYGHPTGDKALRKVAEAIKSQCTARDLFGRLGGEEFVVVMTKVDELDVADRVEQLHNSISTAYFQSESRQKLNVTASMAYLATSKPLSDFDELYSILDQALYQVKQTGKNRTIDAFNEPIYLESSAYAPVQT; from the coding sequence ATGATGACACGTCTATTTTCTAGGTTAACACTCGTTACTTTGCTGCTATCTCCCATGACTCTTGCGCAAGATGACCTTGCAAGTTGGGAACAAGCCTACAATCAAGTATTAGCATCCGATGAGCAGCGAGCGCTGGCAATGCTGCAGGATCGCTATAACGCTCTTTCTCCAAGCATTGAGAAGCTGTATGTCAGCTCAAAAATTCACGGATTCATGATCTTGCGTGGCCAGCCTTACCATGGAAATCAAATCCCTCATCAAGAGGAGTATTCTCGTCTTGAGCAAACATTCATTTCCGCTCTCAACAGTGAAGAGCACCTGAAGTTTGGAGCAGCGAAACAAGGCTACTTAACCCTTTTGCGCCATGCGATGGAAACCAACAATCTCAATGGCAAAATACTGTTTGAGTATCACCTATGTCGCTCACTCAATAGGCAGGGTCAGTTCCACAAAGCCGCACTCTATTGCTCTTCACTTAACACACATTTAGACGATAGCCGTCACTCTACACTACCGAAATATCTCGCGCTTCGCGTTATCGCAAACAACCAAGAGTATTTAGGGAATTATCAGAGCGCACTAAAGGCTTATCAAGAATATCTCGCCATCATACCGAGCCATGTCGATCCATCCGGTGTATATAATGATGCTTCTTTGCTACTCAAAAACCTTGGTAACCTACCACTGGCAAAAGAGTACGCCAATATCGCTTTAAAACTTCGTAGTGAATCAAAAAGCGAACTCCTTTTGGCGCAAACCCATCACAGCATGGGGGATATTTTACTTAGTGCGCAAGACTATGAATCAGCCATCCATCATTTCGAACAATCACGGCGCACGTTAGTAAAATACAACCATGTTTATGGGCTAACTTATGCGCTTTTGGGGCTAGGCAAAGCGAACATTGCATTGCAGAGTTACGATGTGGGCAACGCATTTTTACTTGAAGCATTGGAAAATGCCTCTATTCAAGGAAATGACCAAATCAGGGGCGATATCTACCTCACTCTTTCTGAAGCATACCAAAAACAATCCATGCACATTCGAGCTGAGGACTTCGCCAACAACGCCCTAAGCCTAGCGGATGCCATTGGCAGTGCTCCTCTCAAAGGGGACGCGCTGAAGAGCCTATCTGATATTGCCGAGGCGCAGGAACAGTATCAAAAAGCCTTGCAATATCACCAAGCTTACGTGACCGCTGAAATCAGTAAACGTGACAAACAGCATCAATCTGCCTACCTTGCTTTGGGGACTGCTCAAAGGGAATACATCCAGCAACTACAGCAGTCTGATCTGATGGAGAAAAACGAGCAACTCGCAGACGAACTTAGTGAATATAAGTCATTATTCCACATTTTTGCATCTGGCTGCGCTGCACTTATTGGCTTGTTGATCTTCTCTTCCTATTCGAGAAAGCGCGCGCTAAACGTTGCGGAGCTCGATGCGGTGACCGGAGCGAAAAACCGAGCATCGACCATACGTGATATTAAGCTGCTACCAAAAATCAGTGATTCTCGCTTAAAACATCTTGTAATCTTACTTGATTTGGATGATTTTAAGCAGATCAATGACCTGTATGGCCACCCAACTGGCGATAAAGCGCTAAGAAAGGTGGCAGAGGCGATCAAGAGTCAATGCACTGCCCGTGATCTGTTTGGTCGTTTAGGAGGGGAAGAGTTTGTCGTTGTGATGACAAAAGTTGATGAGCTCGATGTGGCCGACAGAGTTGAACAACTGCATAATTCAATATCGACGGCCTATTTCCAATCTGAGAGTCGCCAAAAGCTAAATGTTACTGCCAGTATGGCGTATCTGGCCACATCAAAGCCATTGTCTGACTTTGATGAGCTCTATTCGATCTTGGATCAAGCCTTGTATCAAGTGAAGCAAACGGGCAAGAACCGTACGATTGACGCGTTTAATGAGCCGATTTATCTTGAGAGCTCTGCTTACGCACCAGTTCAGACATAA
- a CDS encoding VOC family protein, whose product MILNHISLGTNHVERAITFYDSILKTLGVHRAHTIEGVAAAYGEQFEFWIGTPCDSQQATHGCGTHVAFNAPSRESVDAFYQSAIELGAQCQGKPGLRPEYGDTYYAAYVKDLDGNKIEAVHFS is encoded by the coding sequence ATGATATTGAATCATATTTCATTGGGTACTAATCACGTAGAGCGTGCGATTACGTTTTATGATTCGATACTCAAAACCTTGGGTGTGCATCGAGCACATACGATTGAAGGTGTGGCCGCAGCTTACGGAGAACAGTTTGAGTTCTGGATCGGTACACCTTGTGATAGTCAACAAGCAACACATGGCTGCGGTACTCATGTTGCGTTCAATGCGCCAAGTCGAGAGTCGGTCGACGCTTTCTATCAAAGCGCCATCGAGCTCGGTGCGCAGTGTCAGGGAAAGCCAGGGTTAAGACCGGAATATGGCGACACCTATTATGCGGCTTACGTAAAAGATTTGGATGGCAACAAGATTGAGGCGGTACATTTCTCATAA
- a CDS encoding GNAT family N-acetyltransferase, translated as MQRLSIRAANQNDLEQLNELMYLLHDEHHQQSPEFFKTADDIEQEKSIARYLDNPECLVFVAVQEANIVGFITGHFCELVSTVSKPVQMGSIDELYVVQPHRQNGVARALCQTIEKRFEEYGVREMFVEVWDFNRPANRLYQELGFVNHINWLRKPLGR; from the coding sequence ATGCAACGCCTATCAATAAGAGCTGCCAATCAAAACGACCTCGAACAACTCAACGAGCTTATGTATCTGCTTCATGATGAGCATCATCAGCAATCTCCCGAGTTTTTCAAAACTGCAGACGATATTGAGCAAGAAAAGAGCATTGCGCGTTACCTTGATAATCCAGAATGCCTTGTGTTTGTCGCTGTTCAGGAGGCGAACATCGTTGGATTTATCACAGGTCACTTTTGTGAATTGGTATCAACAGTCAGCAAGCCCGTTCAAATGGGCAGTATTGATGAGCTGTATGTTGTGCAGCCGCACCGTCAAAATGGCGTTGCACGGGCGCTGTGCCAAACCATTGAGAAGCGATTTGAGGAGTATGGGGTGAGAGAGATGTTTGTAGAGGTCTGGGATTTCAATCGCCCTGCGAACAGACTTTACCAAGAACTGGGTTTTGTAAACCACATCAATTGGCTTCGAAAACCCTTAGGAAGATAA
- a CDS encoding NUDIX domain-containing protein, with protein sequence MNNRFNGLSYFFLIILSVMAFSSYAQSEVGNVKGAACIIRADNKLVMVHEIITKKLSLPAGRVEPGEDPAIAAQRETWEETGLVVKIDGVLGRTKDAVFYDCVSESDIVSFQFNNIYDGYELPIWFAPHYGVEIASAMLVNPDNIPASDYRYPAQMEWVSQLTKKATDQSVVYVGNLVEAAPGFNQIELAWMLKFQHLVLSLPESIKEMVRGVIMSGNMLSEPFLLIILLPLVFLRYGRAFTYKIFFAVTVTSLMSLVAQQGFAFPRPHVYLPAVELVQTYGYSFPSTPAAIWLCIGVLILNEEKKLSLNPTSLGFAVLMVWLGMAKFYTGSAFMIDIVSGALLGFLCAWHIIRLEGKQEVNAIELLSSKVVWFMLLGICTVMGLFWPSPIVVYWLAIIVTVLALIFGLKEGEGARQSRTVYLLIFALLAVNVVISLAASMLSFNTMLALSVEAARYPVLILMFVFAVGKFKQAA encoded by the coding sequence ATGAATAATCGTTTCAACGGGCTGAGTTACTTTTTTTTAATTATTTTAAGCGTTATGGCGTTCTCGTCGTATGCGCAGAGCGAAGTGGGCAACGTAAAAGGCGCGGCGTGTATCATTCGCGCTGACAACAAACTCGTGATGGTACACGAGATCATTACCAAAAAACTCTCCCTCCCCGCAGGTCGAGTTGAGCCTGGCGAAGATCCCGCGATCGCGGCTCAACGTGAAACATGGGAAGAGACAGGTCTGGTTGTAAAGATTGACGGCGTGTTAGGTCGCACTAAAGATGCGGTTTTTTATGACTGTGTGTCTGAATCTGACATTGTGTCTTTCCAGTTCAACAATATCTACGATGGCTATGAGCTGCCAATATGGTTTGCTCCCCATTATGGCGTCGAGATCGCCTCAGCAATGCTTGTTAACCCAGACAATATTCCTGCGAGCGATTACCGCTATCCGGCACAAATGGAGTGGGTATCGCAGTTAACCAAGAAGGCGACGGATCAGTCGGTTGTGTATGTGGGGAACTTGGTTGAGGCAGCCCCCGGCTTTAACCAGATTGAATTAGCTTGGATGCTTAAATTCCAACACCTTGTATTGTCTTTGCCAGAGAGTATCAAGGAGATGGTGCGTGGCGTCATCATGAGTGGCAATATGCTGTCAGAGCCCTTCCTGCTGATCATTTTGTTGCCGTTGGTCTTTTTGCGATATGGCAGAGCGTTTACCTATAAGATCTTTTTTGCTGTCACGGTGACCTCTCTGATGAGTCTTGTCGCCCAGCAAGGCTTTGCGTTTCCGAGGCCGCACGTGTATCTCCCAGCCGTTGAGTTGGTGCAGACCTACGGTTACAGTTTTCCAAGCACGCCAGCCGCGATTTGGCTTTGTATTGGCGTTCTCATACTGAACGAAGAGAAGAAGCTCTCTTTGAATCCGACATCGTTAGGTTTTGCCGTGTTGATGGTTTGGTTAGGGATGGCTAAGTTCTACACCGGCTCTGCGTTTATGATCGATATCGTAAGTGGTGCTTTGCTCGGATTCTTGTGCGCTTGGCATATCATTCGCTTGGAAGGCAAACAGGAAGTCAACGCTATTGAGTTACTTTCTTCGAAAGTAGTTTGGTTTATGCTTCTTGGAATATGTACTGTGATGGGGCTATTCTGGCCAAGTCCAATTGTCGTCTATTGGTTGGCGATTATCGTCACGGTGTTGGCATTGATTTTTGGCTTGAAAGAGGGAGAGGGCGCCAGACAGAGTAGGACAGTCTATTTGTTGATCTTCGCTCTTTTGGCGGTCAACGTGGTTATCTCACTTGCGGCGAGCATGCTCTCCTTTAACACTATGCTCGCATTAAGCGTCGAGGCAGCAAGATACCCAGTGTTAATTCTGATGTTTGTTTTCGCTGTCGGGAAGTTCAAACAGGCTGCGTAG
- a CDS encoding Cof-type HAD-IIB family hydrolase, protein MYKLIALDMDGTLLTSDKTISSKTKDAIAAARKQGVKVVLASGRPLDGMKGALRELGLTEQGEFVVYFNGSVVQEIGSGKVIHQATIDGRQAKQVAKLAESLGLDCHAFSVEHGLITPKQNEYTDIESTINGVPVTEMAFETLTDDHPIIKAMIVGEPTKLTRAIEQIPAHLHNEFTIVQSAPFFLEFLNLDSNKGVGVSAIAEFLGINQSEVICVGDAENDHHMIQYAGLGVAMSNAMPQTKQIADYITTSNNEDGVAKVIEEFVLN, encoded by the coding sequence ATGTATAAACTGATCGCACTTGATATGGATGGGACACTGTTAACCAGCGACAAAACCATCAGTAGTAAAACAAAAGACGCCATCGCAGCCGCTCGAAAACAAGGCGTAAAAGTCGTGTTGGCATCAGGAAGACCACTTGACGGAATGAAAGGCGCATTACGTGAATTGGGGCTAACTGAACAAGGCGAATTTGTTGTTTACTTCAACGGCTCTGTCGTGCAAGAAATCGGCTCTGGAAAAGTTATTCACCAAGCAACGATTGACGGTCGACAAGCTAAGCAGGTCGCTAAGCTCGCTGAGAGTTTAGGATTAGATTGCCACGCATTCTCTGTTGAACATGGTCTGATCACACCCAAACAAAACGAATACACAGATATCGAATCGACGATTAATGGAGTACCTGTAACAGAAATGGCCTTTGAAACTCTTACCGATGATCATCCAATCATCAAAGCGATGATCGTTGGCGAGCCGACCAAGCTCACTCGTGCAATAGAGCAAATCCCTGCCCATTTGCATAACGAGTTTACAATCGTACAAAGCGCGCCGTTTTTTCTCGAGTTTCTTAACCTAGATAGTAATAAAGGTGTCGGTGTCAGTGCTATTGCAGAGTTTCTCGGTATTAACCAAAGCGAAGTAATTTGTGTTGGGGATGCGGAAAACGATCACCATATGATTCAGTATGCGGGACTTGGCGTTGCAATGAGTAATGCCATGCCACAAACCAAGCAAATCGCCGATTACATAACCACCAGTAATAATGAAGATGGCGTTGCTAAAGTCATCGAAGAGTTTGTACTCAACTGA
- a CDS encoding methyl-accepting chemotaxis protein: MFSNLSIKKKIVLPLSLLILLFSVSSMLNVLTSQQQAKISDSIQQHYLPALFTIEDAYRDLYQATSAVQGLVLASSNDEVEHHLFEYKDNAYKALPRMRHANSLIELGLLPKSAAREVEKLVSLGEDWLASYEQFITLPKADWSLQYDRNKETFEQQFIAVRKQLNVVKDLIEEVRAKTQTENTLAQQKAELTLEIGTLLVIILAVVTCWLLIRVIVKPIENITSAMREISSGDGDLSQRIISQSNDEIGQLGEAFNLFATKIQTTIQQVVETTASIRSEMLHLASVAQSISESTNQQQQESELVAAAVNEMQATSLSVSDNATDAAGASSNAVDEVQSTNQVLESTVISIQGLADDVDNASSVIHTLDQDVANIASILDVICGIAEQTNLLALNAAIEAARAGEQGRGFAVVADEVRSLASRTQQSTGQIQAMIERLQTGAEQAVKVMQASKASSEETIASASSATHSLHEILSAISRMNEMNAQIAAAAAQQNAVSEDLNANIQKIAHNSNSMVTTVDTAERSLDSLGAQCQRLDELVSQFKC; encoded by the coding sequence ATGTTTTCCAATTTATCGATCAAAAAGAAGATTGTGTTACCACTCTCTCTTCTCATTTTACTTTTCAGCGTTAGCTCTATGCTTAATGTGCTGACATCGCAGCAGCAAGCGAAGATTTCCGATTCGATCCAACAACATTATCTACCCGCTTTGTTCACGATTGAAGATGCTTATCGCGATCTTTATCAAGCCACTTCCGCAGTGCAAGGTTTGGTGCTTGCGTCATCCAATGACGAAGTCGAGCATCACCTATTTGAATACAAAGACAACGCCTACAAAGCGCTACCAAGGATGAGACATGCCAACTCACTCATCGAGTTAGGCCTTCTGCCAAAATCAGCGGCGCGAGAAGTCGAGAAGCTCGTCTCCTTAGGCGAGGATTGGCTTGCAAGCTATGAGCAGTTCATTACTCTCCCTAAAGCGGACTGGTCACTTCAATATGATAGAAACAAAGAGACCTTTGAACAGCAGTTTATTGCCGTACGCAAACAGCTCAATGTCGTCAAAGACCTGATTGAAGAAGTACGTGCAAAAACACAAACAGAAAATACCTTAGCCCAACAAAAAGCAGAACTGACTTTGGAGATCGGCACGCTACTGGTGATCATACTCGCGGTAGTCACCTGCTGGCTGCTGATTCGAGTCATCGTTAAACCGATTGAGAACATCACCAGTGCGATGCGAGAGATTTCATCAGGTGACGGCGATTTAAGCCAACGCATTATCAGCCAATCTAATGATGAGATCGGTCAACTTGGCGAAGCGTTTAACCTCTTCGCAACTAAGATTCAAACCACAATCCAACAAGTTGTTGAAACCACAGCGTCCATTCGTAGCGAGATGCTTCATTTAGCAAGCGTTGCTCAGTCGATTTCTGAATCGACCAATCAGCAGCAGCAGGAAAGCGAACTCGTTGCTGCTGCGGTCAATGAAATGCAGGCAACAAGCCTTTCTGTCAGTGATAATGCGACAGATGCTGCTGGAGCAAGCAGCAACGCGGTAGATGAAGTTCAAAGTACGAACCAAGTATTGGAGTCAACGGTTATCTCTATCCAAGGGCTGGCTGATGACGTAGACAACGCCAGTTCAGTGATTCACACACTTGATCAAGATGTGGCAAACATCGCATCAATACTTGATGTCATATGTGGAATTGCAGAACAAACGAACTTGCTCGCATTGAATGCTGCGATCGAAGCGGCGCGTGCGGGTGAACAAGGAAGAGGCTTCGCTGTTGTTGCTGATGAAGTACGCTCTCTAGCAAGCCGCACACAGCAAAGTACTGGTCAAATTCAGGCAATGATTGAACGACTTCAGACCGGTGCAGAACAAGCTGTAAAAGTGATGCAAGCAAGTAAAGCAAGCAGTGAAGAGACCATCGCTTCAGCAAGTAGCGCTACTCACTCGCTCCATGAGATTCTGTCTGCAATCAGTAGAATGAATGAGATGAATGCTCAGATTGCTGCGGCAGCAGCGCAACAAAATGCCGTCAGTGAAGATCTCAATGCAAACATCCAGAAAATTGCCCACAACAGCAATAGCATGGTGACAACGGTTGACACTGCTGAGCGCTCATTGGATTCACTCGGGGCGCAATGCCAACGCTTAGATGAGCTGGTTTCTCAGTTTAAGTGTTAA
- a CDS encoding DUF2750 domain-containing protein yields MSKLTSDIQANLDLFVAESKQNKLVWGLRNEEGWLSCDSTEFENSEVMPFWSAKEDAVAHNVEEWADFEVLEIPLDIFVEDWLLTLAEDGVLVGTNWNVTLEGKELEPSDLAKLYLN; encoded by the coding sequence ATGAGTAAATTAACTTCAGACATTCAAGCAAACCTTGATCTTTTCGTTGCTGAAAGCAAACAAAACAAACTGGTTTGGGGATTACGCAACGAAGAAGGTTGGCTATCGTGTGACTCAACAGAATTTGAGAATAGCGAAGTTATGCCATTCTGGTCTGCGAAAGAAGATGCAGTGGCTCACAATGTTGAAGAGTGGGCAGATTTCGAAGTTTTAGAAATCCCTCTCGATATTTTTGTTGAAGATTGGCTACTAACGCTTGCAGAAGATGGCGTTTTGGTTGGCACTAACTGGAACGTAACGCTTGAGGGCAAAGAGCTAGAGCCAAGTGATCTAGCAAAGCTTTACCTTAACTAA